From the genome of Clostridium sp. BNL1100, one region includes:
- the hcp gene encoding hydroxylamine reductase — translation MGMFCYQCQETGRNKGCEFGGVCGKSEDLADLQDLLIYTLKGISEIIIKGKLDIKNLYYVNREVVKSLFMTITNANFDDDIIITKINQMLSIRNELRSKVSVENLHDAATFEIETLNEMVYKASYVGMIPKDNEDVRSLKHLILFGIKGLAAYTYHALNLGRELEILYAFIYEALEATLKTDLTVEYLVTLAMKAGEAGVKAMALLDEANTSQYGNPEITKVNIGVRKNPGILISGHDLTDLEQLLEQTKGTGVDVYTHSEMLPSHYYPAFKKYANLAGNYGNAWWKQEDEFVSFNGPILFTTNCIVPPINEEVKSRIFTTGVTGFPGCVYIETDSDDKKDFSKIIELAKTLKPPVEIESGNIVGGFAHNQVFALSDKVVDAVRTGAIKKFFVMAGCDGRMESREYYTQFAKKLPKDTVILTAGCAKYRYNKLGLGDIGGIPRVLDAGQCNDSYSLVMIALKLKEVLGLQDINDLPIVYNLSWYEQKAVLVLLALLYLGVRNIHLGPTLPAFLSPNVTKFLVDNFGVAGIGTVDDDIKLLMGI, via the coding sequence ATGGGCATGTTTTGCTACCAATGTCAGGAAACTGGGAGAAACAAAGGCTGTGAATTTGGTGGTGTTTGCGGCAAAAGTGAAGACCTTGCAGATTTGCAGGATCTTTTAATATATACTCTAAAAGGAATTTCAGAAATTATAATAAAAGGGAAGCTTGATATTAAAAACTTATATTATGTCAACCGTGAAGTTGTAAAAAGCTTGTTTATGACAATAACAAATGCTAATTTCGATGATGATATTATTATAACTAAAATTAATCAAATGCTTTCTATCAGAAATGAACTAAGAAGTAAAGTATCTGTAGAAAATCTACATGATGCGGCCACATTTGAAATTGAAACCTTGAACGAAATGGTGTATAAGGCCTCATATGTCGGTATGATACCCAAGGATAATGAGGATGTCAGGTCTCTGAAACACCTTATTTTATTTGGGATAAAAGGGCTGGCTGCATATACTTATCATGCACTGAATCTCGGAAGGGAACTTGAAATTCTCTACGCTTTTATCTATGAAGCACTGGAAGCAACACTGAAAACAGACCTTACAGTTGAATACCTTGTTACCCTTGCCATGAAGGCAGGAGAGGCAGGTGTTAAAGCAATGGCACTTTTAGATGAGGCGAATACTTCTCAATACGGTAATCCTGAAATAACAAAAGTTAATATAGGAGTAAGAAAGAATCCAGGAATTCTCATATCCGGACATGATTTGACCGACCTGGAGCAGCTTCTTGAACAGACAAAGGGGACAGGAGTTGATGTTTATACTCACAGTGAAATGTTGCCGTCACATTATTATCCGGCATTTAAGAAATATGCTAATCTAGCTGGGAATTACGGCAATGCATGGTGGAAGCAAGAGGACGAGTTCGTTTCCTTTAACGGGCCAATTCTTTTTACCACAAACTGCATAGTCCCGCCAATTAACGAGGAAGTAAAGTCAAGAATCTTTACTACAGGCGTAACGGGCTTTCCGGGCTGTGTCTATATTGAAACCGATTCTGACGACAAAAAAGACTTTTCTAAAATAATAGAACTTGCAAAAACTCTGAAACCACCAGTAGAGATTGAATCAGGAAATATAGTTGGAGGATTCGCACATAATCAGGTTTTTGCTTTGTCTGATAAAGTAGTAGATGCAGTCAGAACCGGAGCCATAAAAAAGTTTTTCGTAATGGCAGGTTGTGACGGAAGAATGGAAAGCAGAGAGTATTACACCCAATTCGCAAAAAAACTTCCGAAGGATACCGTTATTCTTACAGCCGGGTGTGCTAAATACCGTTATAACAAATTAGGCCTTGGTGACATCGGAGGAATTCCCAGAGTGCTTGATGCAGGACAGTGCAATGATTCATATTCACTTGTAATGATTGCATTGAAATTAAAAGAAGTATTGGGACTTCAGGATATAAACGACCTTCCAATTGTATATAATTTATCATGGTATGAACAAAAAGCAGTATTGGTGCTTCTTGCCTTGCTTTATTTGGGTGTCAGGAACATTCATCTTGGCCCTACACTACCGGCATTTTTATCTCCAAACGTTACAAAATTTCTTGTAGATAATTTTGGTGTTGCGGGGATTGGAACAGTAGATGATGATATTAAACTACTCATGGGAATATAG
- a CDS encoding glycosyl hydrolase: MGKKFFLKVFLVLALAALIPLMSAANVPANAMSAEGVKYEFENGIQNNAEIHTDYVGKTDDGLTFDLSGATCSFIGQKGTRTSVNVDIDQAGFYELVVRYAQPYDKTKKVQYLNVNDSNQGEVSFPYTLNWKEMSAGIVKLNKGTNNIEFESYWGYTFFDYLIVKPADESITGLKVEKKLVNPDATKEAKALMSYLVDVYGKHIISGQQELCGSHNYDGSEAEFTYIKEKTGKMPALRGFDFMNFRGNGLLWDDLCAERVIDWYKNKGGIPTVCWHWFSPGNIGKKADNSFYTESTTFSISKALTSGTAENTALLNDIEFMAGKFKQLQDAGVPVLFRPLHEAEGGWFWWGAEGPENCVKLYRLLYDKFTNEYHLNNIIWVWTSYTYDTSSKWYPGDDVVDILGYDKYNAKDGLPNGSAISSTFYNMVKLTNGKKLVTMSENDTIPQVSNLTNEMAGWLYFCPWYGWYLTGEQNNPIDWLKQMYTSDYCTTLDELPDLETYPFPSGGDTPTIMYGDLNGDKLIDAIDLALLKKCILDNNQSIKSADVDGNGSVDAIDFVYMKKFLTGEISSFPASGK, translated from the coding sequence ATGGGTAAAAAATTCTTTTTAAAGGTTTTCTTAGTATTGGCATTAGCAGCACTGATACCCTTAATGTCAGCTGCAAATGTTCCTGCAAATGCCATGTCAGCAGAAGGTGTAAAGTATGAATTCGAAAACGGCATTCAGAATAATGCCGAAATTCATACTGACTATGTTGGGAAGACCGATGATGGCCTGACATTCGACCTAAGCGGTGCAACTTGCAGTTTCATTGGACAAAAGGGGACAAGAACTTCTGTTAATGTTGACATTGACCAGGCAGGATTTTACGAATTGGTTGTTCGGTATGCACAGCCATATGACAAGACCAAGAAGGTACAGTATCTTAATGTCAATGATTCCAATCAGGGAGAAGTTAGCTTTCCGTACACTCTCAATTGGAAGGAAATGTCCGCAGGAATTGTCAAGCTCAACAAGGGTACTAACAATATTGAATTTGAAAGCTACTGGGGATACACTTTTTTTGACTACCTTATTGTTAAACCTGCAGATGAAAGTATTACGGGTCTGAAAGTTGAAAAAAAGCTGGTGAACCCTGATGCTACAAAAGAAGCGAAAGCACTAATGAGCTATCTTGTTGACGTTTATGGAAAGCATATCATTTCAGGACAGCAGGAACTTTGCGGATCTCATAACTATGACGGCTCAGAGGCAGAATTTACCTATATTAAGGAGAAAACAGGTAAGATGCCTGCACTAAGAGGGTTTGATTTTATGAACTTCAGGGGCAACGGCTTGTTATGGGATGATCTTTGTGCCGAACGTGTCATTGACTGGTACAAAAATAAAGGCGGTATACCAACAGTTTGCTGGCACTGGTTTTCACCCGGCAATATCGGCAAAAAAGCTGATAACAGCTTCTATACAGAAAGCACAACTTTCAGTATATCAAAGGCTCTGACATCGGGAACTGCCGAAAATACTGCATTACTTAATGACATTGAATTTATGGCAGGAAAATTCAAACAGCTTCAGGATGCAGGTGTTCCGGTACTTTTCAGACCACTCCATGAGGCAGAAGGAGGATGGTTCTGGTGGGGTGCCGAAGGCCCTGAGAATTGTGTAAAGCTGTACAGGCTGTTATACGACAAATTTACAAATGAATATCATTTAAACAATATCATATGGGTTTGGACATCCTATACATATGACACATCTTCAAAATGGTATCCGGGTGATGATGTAGTTGATATTCTTGGTTATGACAAATACAATGCCAAGGATGGACTGCCAAACGGAAGTGCTATTTCTTCAACCTTCTATAATATGGTTAAGCTCACCAACGGTAAGAAGCTTGTTACTATGAGTGAAAATGATACAATTCCGCAGGTTTCAAACCTCACAAATGAGATGGCCGGCTGGTTGTATTTCTGCCCTTGGTACGGATGGTATCTAACAGGAGAGCAGAATAATCCGATAGATTGGCTAAAACAAATGTATACCAGCGATTATTGTACTACACTGGACGAGCTTCCCGATCTTGAAACCTACCCATTCCCGTCAGGCGGGGATACTCCTACAATCATGTATGGTGATTTGAATGGAGATAAACTAATCGATGCAATTGATCTTGCTTTATTAAAAAAATGTATATTAGACAACAATCAGAGTATAAAGTCAGCAGATGTTGACGGTAACGGTTCTGTAGATGCTATAGATTTTGTATATATGAAGAAATTTCTGACAGGTGAAATTTCCAGCTTTCCAGCAAGTGGAAAGTAA
- a CDS encoding glycoside hydrolase family 11 protein: MKKKIMKALTLGLSIACCAFALNVQAATTITENKTGTIDGYDYELWKDNGTTSMTLNGGGKFSCSWSNINNALFRTGKKYNETQTHQQLGTISLDYACNYQPSGNSYLSVYGWTSSPLVEYYIIESWGSWRPPGASSKGTITVDGATYDVYETTRVNQPSIKGTATFQQYWSVRTSKRTSGTISVSEHFKAWEKMGMTMGKMYEVSFVVEGYQSSGRADVTDMTINVGGGTQPIVKGDLNADGSINALDFAALKSHLVGATKLSGTALSNADVNGDGQVDALDFAIMKKFILGIITTF; encoded by the coding sequence ATGAAAAAGAAAATAATGAAGGCCCTGACTTTGGGCTTATCAATCGCATGTTGTGCCTTTGCTTTAAACGTACAGGCAGCAACAACCATTACTGAGAATAAAACCGGAACCATTGACGGATACGACTACGAGTTGTGGAAGGATAATGGTACTACAAGTATGACTTTAAATGGTGGCGGTAAGTTCAGCTGCTCGTGGAGTAATATCAATAATGCATTATTCCGTACAGGTAAAAAGTACAATGAGACTCAGACACATCAGCAACTTGGAACCATCTCATTGGACTACGCATGTAACTACCAGCCATCAGGTAATTCATACTTGTCTGTCTATGGTTGGACAAGCAGTCCCCTGGTAGAGTATTACATCATCGAGAGCTGGGGCAGCTGGAGACCACCTGGAGCTTCGTCAAAGGGAACCATTACTGTTGATGGTGCTACATATGACGTTTACGAGACTACTCGTGTAAACCAACCATCAATTAAAGGTACTGCAACTTTTCAGCAGTATTGGAGTGTTAGGACATCGAAACGTACAAGCGGAACAATATCTGTAAGTGAACACTTCAAGGCATGGGAAAAGATGGGCATGACAATGGGTAAGATGTATGAAGTTTCATTCGTTGTTGAGGGTTACCAAAGTAGCGGCAGAGCTGATGTTACTGATATGACAATTAATGTTGGTGGAGGAACTCAACCTATAGTAAAAGGTGATTTAAATGCTGATGGAAGTATTAATGCATTAGACTTTGCAGCACTAAAATCGCATTTAGTAGGAGCTACAAAACTTTCAGGAACAGCTCTTTCTAATGCTGACGTTAACGGAGATGGTCAAGTTGACGCTCTGGATTTTGCAATTATGAAAAAGTTTATATTAGGTATAATAACTACTTTCTAA
- a CDS encoding peptidylprolyl isomerase, with protein sequence MYRKFVNALVVVALVLTSMIPAANTFAATTKTATPETYVAKVGTDKISKEEYNFFLKDAISMIQSYYNSYNVDWNANINNMKASDYAKKLALDNIVDYKIQLSKAKVAKTTLTKKETDEFNANMNSYLNSLASTAADQEKIIKNETGYTLSQFKSFYNNVYIVRKFASETQNSYKCTDTELKKFYNSNKDKFYKVIVGHILFLTTDENNQSTPEKDAEARKKAEDTLLKVNDPNSDFAALVKELSEDPGSKETGGKYTVMKNNQFVPEFENWAVDTSKKVGDTGIVKTSYGYHVMKLMKIYSFTQLKDEIKSSYIIKKYDDDLNAWRKDKKYKVVKNESVFNAIKVP encoded by the coding sequence ATGTATAGGAAGTTTGTAAATGCACTTGTTGTGGTTGCATTAGTATTAACATCGATGATTCCGGCCGCAAATACCTTTGCAGCGACTACAAAGACAGCCACTCCGGAAACATATGTTGCAAAGGTGGGAACTGATAAGATATCAAAGGAAGAATACAACTTTTTCCTTAAAGATGCCATTTCAATGATACAAAGCTATTATAATTCTTATAATGTTGATTGGAATGCAAACATTAACAATATGAAAGCATCTGATTATGCAAAAAAACTGGCTCTTGATAACATCGTAGATTATAAAATTCAGCTTTCAAAGGCTAAAGTCGCAAAAACAACATTAACTAAAAAGGAAACGGATGAATTCAACGCTAATATGAATTCATATCTAAATTCTCTTGCATCAACAGCTGCTGATCAAGAAAAGATTATTAAAAATGAAACAGGATATACCCTTTCTCAATTCAAAAGTTTTTATAACAACGTCTATATAGTAAGAAAATTTGCATCGGAAACACAAAATAGTTACAAATGCACCGACACTGAGCTTAAAAAATTCTATAATAGTAACAAAGATAAGTTTTACAAGGTAATTGTAGGACATATACTGTTCCTGACTACAGACGAAAATAATCAGTCCACTCCCGAAAAAGATGCGGAAGCAAGAAAAAAAGCTGAAGACACCTTACTAAAAGTAAATGATCCCAATTCTGATTTTGCAGCACTTGTAAAAGAGCTTTCAGAAGATCCGGGTTCCAAAGAAACAGGCGGAAAATACACAGTAATGAAAAACAACCAGTTTGTACCGGAATTTGAGAACTGGGCAGTAGATACTTCAAAGAAAGTCGGAGATACGGGTATTGTTAAAACCTCCTATGGCTATCATGTAATGAAGCTGATGAAAATTTACTCATTTACACAATTAAAAGATGAAATAAAAAGCAGCTATATTATTAAAAAATATGATGATGATTTAAACGCTTGGAGAAAAGATAAAAAATACAAAGTAGTAAAAAACGAATCGGTATTCAACGCAATAAAGGTTCCTTAA
- a CDS encoding glycoside hydrolase family 9 protein has product MKKGSILKVTRASIMSIVILAMLVTSFTVMNVSAAGTDYNYAKLLQYSQYFYDANMCGTEVSEKNQYTWRNDCHIYDAKLPLDSKNTNMTDSFISQNKSVLDPDGDGKVDVSGGFHDAGDHVKFGMPEAYSGSTLGWGFYEFRNQYVTTGQDSHIKTLLRYFNDYFMKSTFLDSTGKAIAFCYQVGDGDVDHAYWQAPEVDEMFRRGWFATDAMPSTDCVSAAAASLAVNYMNFKDEDPAYAEKSLKYAKALFQFAERCPSKSVNTDGPKGYYTSSKWQDDYCWAASWLYLATKDDHYLDETLKNFDYYAPSCWTHCWNDVWAGTACIIAEINDLIDKNGQVLEDRYKTATNKSPYEEIDFWSQIAKTVDGWMTGKNVTISPAGYAFLNQWGSARYNTATQLLALVYDKNHGDTPSKYSQWAKSQMDYLLGNNPLNRCYVVGYSDNSVKYPHHRAASGYATAEGTGPQKYVLYGALVGGPDASDQHKDITSDYVYNEVTIDYNAAFVGASAGIYRYFGNSTMQVTPNFPPPPPEDDPEDPSGSGYWVEGFCVDVAQSDGPKATEVTLYVKSNVSKTSKNISVRYYFDSTGMTSLDPNKIEMRQLYDQTAAETDYAAEISGPHLYKDKIYYIEVKWPDYVIANSNKKYQFAIGTYAWQNYWNPTDDWSHQGLKVVEDSWKGTPEKADNICVYDNGVLVGGTEPDGTTPGGNTPDPTIKPGDLNSDKAIDALDLTLLKMHLLGIKVLAGDALKAADIDASGTVDAIDYVQLKKIILTQAV; this is encoded by the coding sequence ATGAAAAAAGGATCGATTTTAAAGGTAACAAGAGCTTCCATAATGAGCATTGTTATCCTTGCAATGCTTGTAACTTCATTCACCGTTATGAATGTAAGTGCAGCAGGTACAGACTACAACTATGCAAAATTATTACAGTACTCACAATATTTCTATGATGCAAATATGTGTGGTACAGAAGTTAGTGAAAAAAACCAATACACTTGGAGAAATGACTGCCATATTTATGATGCAAAACTACCACTAGATTCAAAAAATACAAATATGACAGACAGCTTTATCAGTCAAAATAAGAGTGTGCTTGACCCTGACGGAGACGGAAAGGTGGATGTTTCCGGCGGTTTTCATGATGCAGGTGACCACGTAAAATTCGGAATGCCTGAAGCATACTCAGGTTCAACCCTCGGATGGGGATTTTATGAATTCAGGAATCAATATGTTACAACCGGACAAGACAGTCATATAAAAACATTATTAAGATATTTCAATGATTACTTTATGAAAAGTACTTTCCTTGATTCAACCGGTAAGGCTATAGCATTCTGCTACCAGGTTGGAGACGGAGATGTAGACCATGCATACTGGCAAGCACCTGAAGTTGATGAAATGTTCAGAAGAGGCTGGTTTGCAACTGATGCAATGCCTTCAACCGATTGCGTGTCAGCAGCAGCTGCTTCACTTGCAGTCAATTACATGAATTTTAAGGATGAAGACCCTGCATATGCAGAAAAATCCCTTAAATATGCAAAAGCCTTATTCCAATTTGCAGAAAGATGTCCTAGTAAATCAGTAAACACAGATGGACCAAAAGGATATTACACATCCTCCAAATGGCAGGATGATTACTGTTGGGCTGCATCATGGCTGTATTTGGCAACAAAGGATGACCATTACCTTGACGAAACACTAAAGAATTTTGATTATTATGCACCTTCATGCTGGACACATTGCTGGAATGACGTTTGGGCAGGTACGGCATGTATTATTGCTGAAATAAATGATTTAATTGATAAAAACGGACAAGTATTGGAAGATAGATATAAAACCGCTACAAATAAGAGTCCGTACGAAGAGATTGATTTTTGGAGTCAGATAGCAAAGACAGTAGATGGTTGGATGACAGGCAAAAATGTTACAATATCACCTGCTGGATACGCTTTCCTGAATCAATGGGGTTCTGCAAGATACAATACAGCTACACAGCTGTTAGCCCTTGTTTATGATAAGAATCATGGCGATACTCCGTCAAAATACAGCCAATGGGCTAAATCACAGATGGATTACCTGTTGGGAAACAATCCGTTAAACCGCTGTTATGTAGTAGGATACAGTGATAATTCCGTAAAATATCCGCACCACAGAGCTGCATCCGGATATGCTACTGCAGAAGGAACCGGTCCTCAAAAATATGTTCTTTACGGTGCATTGGTTGGTGGCCCTGATGCCAGCGATCAACATAAGGATATTACCTCAGACTACGTATACAATGAAGTAACAATAGACTATAATGCTGCCTTTGTTGGAGCCAGTGCGGGTATTTATAGATACTTCGGAAACTCAACAATGCAGGTTACACCTAATTTCCCACCACCGCCACCCGAAGATGATCCCGAAGATCCTTCCGGTTCCGGATACTGGGTGGAAGGTTTCTGTGTGGATGTAGCTCAATCTGACGGACCAAAAGCAACTGAAGTTACCTTATATGTAAAATCCAATGTTTCAAAAACTTCAAAAAATATTTCTGTAAGATACTACTTTGATTCTACAGGAATGACATCACTTGACCCTAACAAAATTGAAATGAGACAGTTGTATGACCAGACGGCTGCAGAAACAGATTATGCAGCTGAAATTTCAGGGCCACACCTCTATAAAGATAAAATTTATTATATAGAAGTAAAATGGCCTGATTATGTAATTGCAAATTCAAACAAGAAATATCAGTTTGCTATAGGTACATATGCTTGGCAAAATTACTGGAATCCGACTGATGACTGGAGTCATCAGGGCTTAAAGGTTGTTGAAGATAGCTGGAAAGGGACACCTGAAAAGGCAGATAATATCTGCGTTTACGATAATGGTGTTCTTGTGGGAGGTACTGAGCCTGATGGAACTACACCGGGTGGAAATACTCCTGACCCAACAATTAAACCGGGTGACCTAAATAGTGATAAAGCAATAGATGCTTTGGATTTGACATTGCTAAAAATGCACTTGTTGGGAATCAAAGTTCTTGCAGGAGATGCGCTGAAAGCGGCAGATATAGATGCCAGCGGTACAGTTGATGCTATTGATTATGTTCAACTGAAAAAGATTATATTGACACAGGCAGTATAA
- a CDS encoding alpha/beta hydrolase has product MGNSQSFYFSSFDGTTLYVKYWYSIKSQKKGLILIAHGLGETAEYYDDFCTEAISYGFDVVIPEARGHGKTAGENVGNPGKDSMHNMAEDLKVLLQAIKKENPYDNVVLLGHSLGSLVAQLFALKYSEELIGLVLTGIPYLDNVNELLAIVNREIESRGLKAPCTDAFQTIFSGINKPFEPVKTDLDWITSDEKMVKESLALPSTFVLFSNEFYRDFFKSIKETNETANWHNISSYCSILLLSGGMDVMSHYGRSIKERYHQLTAIGIKNLRYKIYENMRHSILREVSRQEVIRDILEWIRLRI; this is encoded by the coding sequence ATGGGAAACTCACAAAGTTTTTATTTTTCTTCCTTTGATGGAACCACATTATATGTAAAGTACTGGTATTCTATAAAAAGTCAGAAAAAAGGACTTATACTAATAGCACACGGCCTTGGAGAAACAGCAGAATATTATGATGATTTTTGTACTGAAGCAATAAGCTATGGGTTTGATGTAGTTATTCCGGAAGCCAGAGGACACGGTAAAACGGCTGGAGAGAATGTTGGCAATCCCGGTAAAGACAGTATGCATAACATGGCAGAAGATTTAAAAGTACTACTTCAAGCTATCAAAAAAGAAAATCCTTATGACAATGTAGTATTGCTGGGGCATAGTTTAGGTTCTCTGGTGGCACAATTATTTGCTTTAAAATATAGCGAAGAGCTTATTGGCCTTGTACTTACAGGTATTCCTTATCTGGACAATGTTAATGAATTGCTTGCTATTGTAAATAGGGAGATTGAATCAAGAGGGCTCAAAGCACCTTGTACAGATGCATTTCAAACTATATTTTCAGGTATTAATAAACCCTTTGAGCCAGTTAAAACAGATTTGGACTGGATAACAAGCGATGAAAAGATGGTAAAAGAATCACTTGCGTTGCCCTCCACTTTTGTTTTGTTTAGCAATGAGTTTTATCGGGATTTTTTTAAATCTATAAAAGAAACCAATGAAACTGCAAACTGGCATAATATTTCAAGTTACTGTTCAATATTACTTTTAAGCGGCGGAATGGATGTCATGAGCCATTATGGCAGAAGCATAAAGGAAAGATATCATCAGTTGACGGCAATTGGCATAAAAAATTTACGATATAAGATATACGAAAATATGCGGCACAGTATTCTAAGAGAGGTATCACGCCAAGAGGTTATAAGAGATATATTGGAATGGATAAGATTGCGTATATAA
- a CDS encoding ABC transporter ATP-binding protein, translated as MTEKSNYILEINNLSNYYNKAKLKVLKNVSFNIRHGEIFGLVGESGCGKSTLGRSIAGLVETDGNIEIDGESVGNKRSMSLCKKVQMIFQDPLSSLNPCKKVGWILEEPLRIHKIGSRRERKKKVIQILELVGLDSSYYERYPRELSGGQRQRVSIACALMLKPKLIIADEPVSALDVSIQSQILNLLKNLHENLQLSFLFISHDLNVIYYLCDRVAVMYSGRIVELAKAEEIYSLPLHPYTRVLLSSVPEMSGETVFSRIDKEAELNDKVDTDILEKGCVFYSRCPGAKEKCKREVPELKCIEGNGSLKHYVSCHFV; from the coding sequence ATGACTGAAAAATCTAACTACATCTTAGAAATTAATAATCTCAGTAATTATTACAATAAAGCAAAACTAAAAGTACTTAAAAATGTCTCATTTAATATCAGACATGGTGAAATTTTTGGTCTTGTGGGAGAAAGCGGCTGTGGAAAATCAACACTTGGCAGGTCAATAGCGGGGCTAGTGGAAACAGACGGCAACATCGAAATTGATGGGGAAAGTGTGGGTAATAAAAGAAGTATGTCATTATGCAAAAAAGTGCAAATGATTTTTCAAGACCCATTAAGCTCCTTAAACCCTTGCAAAAAGGTAGGCTGGATACTTGAAGAGCCTCTTAGGATTCACAAAATTGGCAGTAGAAGAGAAAGGAAGAAGAAAGTAATTCAAATATTGGAGCTTGTAGGTCTTGATTCATCATATTATGAACGATATCCAAGAGAATTAAGTGGAGGGCAGAGACAGCGTGTAAGTATAGCCTGTGCCCTGATGCTTAAACCCAAGCTGATTATTGCAGATGAGCCTGTTTCAGCACTTGATGTCTCTATACAGTCTCAAATACTTAATCTCTTAAAAAATTTGCACGAAAATCTGCAGTTATCATTTTTATTTATTTCTCATGACCTGAATGTAATTTACTATCTGTGTGACAGAGTAGCAGTAATGTATTCCGGCCGCATAGTTGAACTTGCAAAAGCAGAAGAAATTTATAGCTTGCCTTTGCACCCCTATACAAGGGTTTTGCTCTCGTCTGTACCTGAAATGTCAGGTGAAACTGTTTTTTCACGTATTGATAAAGAAGCAGAGCTTAATGATAAAGTAGATACAGACATATTAGAAAAAGGCTGTGTGTTTTACAGTCGTTGCCCTGGAGCCAAGGAAAAATGCAAAAGAGAGGTCCCCGAATTGAAATGTATTGAAGGAAACGGTTCTTTAAAGCATTATGTCAGTTGTCATTTTGTTTGA